The following coding sequences are from one Nicotiana tabacum cultivar K326 chromosome 1, ASM71507v2, whole genome shotgun sequence window:
- the LOC107795551 gene encoding uncharacterized protein LOC107795551, producing MELEFDKYCIVDGSPTTVLPSPRHRLKGERRKSKGNPKCSKEVLSVDDEFTEISFHKYRSVSCKNVPSRKLHLERNEILKRGSVYQSSKDVRRVKKTDVVEERRKIEFSGGNAAAVSFDILDALCSSREDNLLIEKHRSSFKGSIPERGVQSDSSTGSLINSDDRENRRAQTPLRQSAQDSNIMSQSVVDHLREVNGLTKRDPSVPLPKSLSAKLALPHSPARSESDSSRSGSQKSRFSPMRKMFDPFGKSKSLKSPLSYNVEPGREIKSELVDVSRGRAFHKSLLHDFSSIAEPLGCDPQPIKKEIHNSNVQSLPAHLHGFLRLDKKNGLPFFEFSVKSPEDSFVAKSWKVENTLNWVYTFHSLHHKRKSNASGWGSKDGVREPLLVGQMQVSCYLCTDIKKAGDCDNSMVTEFVLYDTAHSRKQVSPQDSCCSSPDVTNTPKASNENSSGAEEVPEKTKLKLQPNHTHDRGHVDSSIPYPLGVAQLQSRVEVAAIAIEVPFEKRESLKFRSGDAKDDDQPLPNLLDLSPLEPRIGTSDAKVNVVIPSGHHGLPTTEGPGPSPLLDRWRMGGGCDCGGWDMACPLHIFGNPNIHIDDIRPLLESHRPLELFLQGRKDKAPALTMTLKEDGQYSVDFHAQLSALQAFSICVAILHSMETSIVVGQENNVESLQSNILSVFVQDDIKGLLNAVREEKKQKVHKKVEQVFPSFVLNPPFSPIGRV from the exons ATGGAGTTGGAATTCGACAAGTATTGTATAGTAGATGGAAGTCCTACAACTGTGCTTCCATCTCCACGACACCGTCTAAAAGGTGAAAGGAGAAAAAGCAAAGGAAATCCCAAATGCAGCAAAGAAGTATTATCTGTAGATGATGAATTCACTGAGATAAGCTTTCATAAGTATCGTAGCGTGTCCTGCAAAAATGTTCCATCAAGGAAATTGCATTTGGAAAGAAATGAAATCTTAAAGAGGGGTTCTGTCTATCAAAGTTCTAAAGATGTTAGGCGCGTCAAGAAAACTGATGTTGTCgaggaaagaagaaaaattgaGTTCTCTGGTGGCAATGCTGCTGCAGTCTCATTTGACATTCTTGATGCTTTATGTAGTTCACGCGAGGATAATTTACTCATAGAGAAACATAGATCCTCCTTTAAAGGTTCTATTCCAGAGAGAGGTGTACAATCAGATAGCTCGACAGGAAGTTTAATAAACTCTGATGATAGAGAAAATAGAAGAGCTCAAACTCCACTAAGACAGTCAGCTCAGGATTCAAACATAATGTCTCAATCCGTCGTTGATCATCTACGTGAAGTTAACGGACTAACGAAGAGGGATCCATCTGTTCCTTTACCCAAATCGTTGTCTGCAAAATTAGCGCTACCACATTCGCCAGCTCGATCAGAAAGTGATAGCTCTAGGAGCGGCAGCCAAAAATCCCGTTTCAGCCCTATGAGAAAGATGTTTGATCCATTTGGTAAATCAAAGTCTCTCAAAAGTCCATTGAGTTATAATGTCGAACCTGGCCGGGAGATTAAGAGTGAGCTAGTTGATGTTAGTAGAGGCAGAGCATTTCATAAATCTCTATTGCATGATTTCTCAAGCATAGCGGAGCCTTTGGGTTGTGATCCTCAGCCTATCAAGAAAGAGATCCATAATTCAAATGTGCAGAGTTTGCCGGCTCATTTACATGGCTTTCTCAGATTGGATAAGAAAAATGGATTGCCCTTTTTTGAGTTCTCAGTAAAGTCTCCTGAAGATAGTTTTGTCGCAAAGTCGTGGAAAGTGGAGAATACCTTGAATTGGGTGTACACTTTTCATTCTCTTCACCACAAAAGGAAGAGCAATGCCAGTGGATGGGGATCGAAAGATGGCGTTAGAGAACCCTTGTTGGTTGGGCAGATGCAAGTTTCCTGTTATTTATGTACAGATATTAAAAAAGCTGGAGACTGTGACAACTCAATGGTGACAGAGTTTGTCTTGTATGATACGGCCCATTCAAGAAAGCAAGTTTCTCCTCAAGATAGTTGTTGTTCTTCCCCTGATGTCACTAATACACCAAAGGCGTCCAATGAAAATTCATCTGGAGCCGAAGAGGTACCTGAAAAAACAAAGCTCAAACTTCAACCGAATCATACTCATGACAGAGGTCATGTTGACTCATCAATTCCTTACCCTTTAGGAGTAGCACAACTGCAGTCACGGGTTGAGGTTGCAGCAATTGCTATAGAGGTGCCGTTTGAAAAGAGAGAGAGTTTAAAATTTAGGAGTGGAGATGCAAAGGATGATGATCAGCCACTTCCAAACTTACTGGATCTCTCTCCGCTTGAGCCAAGAATTGGAACTTCTGATGCCAAGGTGAATGTTGTGATCCCTTCCGGACACCATGGTCTTCCAACAACTGAAGGTCCTGGCCCTTCCCCCTTGTTGGATAGATGGAGGATGGGCGGAGGTTGCGACTGTGGTGGCTGGGACATGGCATGTCCGCTTCACATATTTGGTAATCCAAATATTCATATTGATGACATTCGTCCTCTGCTTGAGAGTCACCGGCCATTGGAACTCTTCCTTCAG GGAAGAAAGGATAAAGCTCCAGCATTGACGATGACGCTTAAGGAGGATGGACAGTATTCAGTTGATTTCCATGCTCAGTTATCTGCATTACAGGCATTCTCTATTTGTGTTGCAATTTTGCATTCTATGGAAACTTCAATTGTCGTGGGACAGGAGAACAACGTAGAATCTTTGCAATCCAACATATTGAGCGTATTTGTTCAAGATGACATTAAAGGCTTGCTTAATGCAGTTAGAGAGGAAAAGAAACAGAAAGTACACAAGAAAGTTGAGCAAGTATTCCCATCTTTTGTACTAAATCCACCATTCTCTCCAATTGGTCGAGTATAG